A stretch of DNA from Triticum dicoccoides isolate Atlit2015 ecotype Zavitan chromosome 2A, WEW_v2.0, whole genome shotgun sequence:
GCGGCGCCAAGGCTTACGGCGCGGTGGTTCTCATCAGGGTCATGTACTCCGGCATGCACATCATGAGCAAGATTGCGCTGGATCAGGGCATGAACCCCTTCGTCTTCGTCTTCTACCGTCATACCACCGCCGCGCTCGTGCTCATCCCTATCGCTTTTGCTCTGGAGAGGTGAGATTCTCGTTTGACACCGCCTTGATCGATGTCAGTCTGTTGCTTGTCCGGCTCGCTGTTTTATAACTTATACTTACTGCACCATGATTCTCTTATTGCGCAGGCAAAAGACTAAACCTGTGACGTTGAAGATTGCAGGGAAGATGTTCGTGCACGCCTTGTATGGGTATGTTAAGTTGTTCTAGCGTGAGTGGCACATAGTTCATGCACGAGTTTGTTGTTTTGTTTCAGAAAGAAAGCTAATGCATGCAGGCTCTATGGCCTAGTTGCCCAATAGTCTCCTGTGTGGAGAATAATAATCAAGCTTTGTGTACCTTTCAATATAAATATGGGCACACACTTCACAATCAAGTGTCCGATCGTGTGCTTTGAGATCTTCCAGCGTGCATGTATTGCACTGGATATCCAGAATTTGTGCATCTTGCTTATGCTCTCCCTGAAGCCGCTTAAAAACTTGCAACTTTCGGATTATAAATGACTTACTTATCTTACCTGGTCTAATTCCTGACCTTTTCTTGTTCCCAGGGTAACCGCATGTGGCGTCTTATTTAACCTTGGTCTCAACTATGCGTCCGCGACATCATCGTCGGCGTTGTACAATGTTCAACCGGTGGTTACCTTCATCTTAGCGGTCATAATTGGGTAATTCAAGTGTTATTTCTATTCTGACCTCTGCTCGATACTTGTCCTGTAAGAAGCATTCGTGTTTTTTTGCCATCAAAATCAACCAGTACATGCATTCTCTGTTGGCTTACCAAATCAAAAACCGAACGATCTACACGTAACAGAGTTCAGAACATGCACTTAATAAGTGTGGGCGGAAAAGCTGCAATGTCGGTTACTTTCCTTTCCCTAAGAACAAATTCCCTGTGATGTGACAGGATGGAGTCTATGAAGCTGAAGAAGCTCCATGGCAACCTAAAAGTGGCAGGCATTCTCTGCTGCGTCGCCGGCGTCACGGTGCTGGCCTTCTACGAGGGGCCAATGTTCAGATCTTTCAACCATCACCGGCTCTTCCAGCAcggcagcagcaacagctcctCCGGATCAGGAACCTACTCCAAGAACCAGTGGGTATTTGGGATTTTCCTCATGACACTCTCCAACATTTTAGCAGGCTTGTGGACTGTGCTTCAGGTGAATATGCATACACTCAAAATTCAGGTTCATTTTCCAGAGCTTCAGACCCTGACGTGCTGCAACTTGTTGATGGTTTTTGTGCAGGGGCCACTGATAGAGGACACTTCCAAGCTTATGAATACCACACTGCAGATCTCATGCGCGTCGGTCCAGGCCTTCGTGGTGGCTGTCGCAGCCGAGAGGGATTTCTCCAAGTGGAAGATCGGCTGGAATATTAGTCTCGCCGCTATCATCTACAGCGTACGTAACCGAGCCTCAAAAacaatgttcatttgcatattagtTACTGGAAGTTGATTTGCTTCTCCATGGGATAAAAACATGCAGGGCGTGATCGTGACCGCGCTTTCGTACTACATGCAAATGTGGACGATCGCCAAGAGGGGGCCGGTGTTCCTCGCCATGTCCATGCCGCTCACTCTGATCTTCACAATCATCATATCTTCGTTCGTTTTAGGAGAGGCAGTTAGCCTAGGAAGGTACGTGCGTGCGCCCAGAATTACTCATGAGACTTCATAAATGTGCAACTAAACTCTACTCTACGTCTCTACTATTATATGTAAGCTGAATCTTTGTACTATTATTTTTTCCTGAGCAGTATAATTGCTGGGATACTACTGATTGGAGGCCTGTACAACGTACTGTGGGGGAAAAACATGGAGAGAAAAGACGACGACACGAACAAGATGGGTGGCGGTAAACCTGCCCAGGAGCTGCAAGACAAGGAGCAGGCCCGAGTGCCGGATGATGCGGCGGCAAAGGTCTGAGCCAAGCAAGCAGTGATCGGCGATGGGACAGAAAAGATTGTGTCAGGACATACTACTGGTTCCAGACTGTGTTGGAATGCAACGCATGCACCGTGAACTGGCGGCAGGCCAGGACGATAAGATGGGCAGTGCGCCATTGCTGTACCCACTTTCTGCCTGATGGTTTCCTTTCAAGTAGCTAGTACCAGACGTCTCCCGTTGATGTTGTATGTACCGAATTAATAAAACAAGTTTCAGATGCTTTTAGTGAGCTCCTATGTGGGTGGCTTCAGCACGCACTATTTTACGGGCATCAGATCAGGTGCCGTTGCTTTTTGGGTCACTGCCGTGTGTTTGTCACCATGTCCATGATGGCCAAAGTCCTGACGGCGAAATATGTTACGTACTACAGTGGCTACTGATGACTGGTTAGGATTGACAATATCTTGCGTAAACAAACAAGCAGCAAGTCAGCTCCAGATCAGTGCAAGTAAGTGGAGCACATAGGAGGagtaatatatatatatttgcAGAAGGAAAGAATTAAGAAGCTCTCACATGCCAGTACGGATGTACGGCGACCACATTGTCGTGGTTTCACGAATCACGATGAGCCCTGCCGTGGAACAAGTCGCCCACTGTTGATTGATTGATTAATCGGATCCTGAGTTGGAATTAGGAACTGCATCTCATCTCAGTGGAACGTTTCCCATGTCGTGTAGAAGGGACTCGTGCATGTCATGTCAGTCGGTTACACGTCGGATCAAAAGGGCCAAGGGCGATCCAGAAGGTCGGCAGCGTTGCGTGAGCCGGCTGGCCGATGCAGTCGCGCGAGCCACGCGAAGCTGCCGCTCAAGATCGCGGGCGCGTCGGCGTGTGGCTTGCACTGTTGCACGGTCGGCCAACGCCGATCGAATGCAAGTGTCTGTCTGCCAGCAGCTACCCCGTGTGCGGGTGGCGTGCCCGCGACCGCGCGCGCATGTCCATGCCTGTTTCCTTGTCTAGGCCGTGTCCTCCGCCTGTCTTTCCCTAGCCCCACCATCTCCATGCCACTCTTTTCTCTCCCAAAATCGTCGCGCTCCCACCTCCGCCGTCATGGCCGACGCACCTGTCCCGGCTGAAGCCGCACCCGTCTTCATCTggatcatcatcttcatcaccatcccaTCTCCATTCCGTTTTAATACCAGCCTCCAGCAGATCGCTACGTATACTAGTAGAATGCTCGTGCGTTGCCACAAGATCTTAAAATAGGTTGCAAAAGTTACATGTTAAATTCCACATGTACAAACAATATAATACAGACCAATTATTTAAAAGTCCATTTTTACAATGCAAATTGATATCATAAAGAAAAATTAACGACATGTCCATGTAACAAACTGAGCGATGTTTCAACTAAACATCTATTACAAAACTATTAATATCTAGatgatgcgcttaagaaattcttTCACAATATCAGGAAAGTTTTATTTAGCTTCATTCCCAGGATGTTTTAACAAGTATAATAAAAATTGTTTCCTCAACTCATACATATCCTGCACAAACATGTAGTAAGTATGAAAATTTCACGCCGAAGGTCTTAAAACATATAACGGACAATACTCACCGCGCAAACCGGCTTGACCAATTCTTTACTGTTCCACcagagcataaaatgaaaaacaaaatagctAGACACATTCCTGCAAAACTTTAAATTAATAATATAAAGAATATAGTGATAAAAAAATAAATGTTTTTGTTGTGAATTCATTACCCCTCTATACTCATTGGAATACCGAACGGAAATAAACGTTGCCATTTAGATATATTAGAATTTCAACCAGGCAGctttatttcgagtgcttctttGAAATTCCTTGCAAAACTTTTTAACTTCAGTGCATGCCTCAATTTTTTATCCTTTGACGATTGTGATGTTTGAATATGATCCATAATATATAGACGACGTGCCTCTTTATCGATGACGTACAAGATGAATCGGCCGATAGATGCAtagggaagataaatctacaagtggagCTATTAGAAACAACAATAAACCATGGTAACAATGGACATAATACTTTACTTACCATGTTGCATGATGAGATGTCGTTGTCCATCCCAGACCAGCTATCAAATAATGTTGCCAACGTCTAGATAGTTTCCTTCTCGCAAAACTTCTAACCTCGTGTTGACTCTAGCATCATGGACTAAGTAAAAAAATACTGTTTCAACATGTTGATACTAGTGACACATAGAATGAAGAGTTACAATAACTTACACAAAATCTTAGATCCACGTAGTGTATAGGAGAGTCTGTGAACAATACTCCCTCGTCACATGCCAGTATACGCATGGCGGTGTTGAAGCAATCATTGTCCATAGGCTGCTCTATGTTAAGTATGCACTGGAGTTTCTTAAGACTTAAGCCCATTGGATCGGGTTTCGAGCTCTGGACCCATACCTTCCTAAAAAATGGATGGTAAGAAGAATAATAATGTACATCCGCTTAAATATTGATACATGATACTTACTCCAAACACCCGGCATCATCGATCAACATGATGTAGTTGTAGAGGCCGGCAAGTAATTCACGTTGGTCCGTGAGTATGATAGTGATTGGGGTAGGACGTTTGTCTTTGACTACGTCAGGTGGATTCTACAGGATCTTGAGATTAGAATTAGCTA
This window harbors:
- the LOC119354286 gene encoding WAT1-related protein At5g64700-like, with translation MGGAGGAKAYGAVVLIRVMYSGMHIMSKIALDQGMNPFVFVFYRHTTAALVLIPIAFALERQKTKPVTLKIAGKMFVHALYGVTACGVLFNLGLNYASATSSSALYNVQPVVTFILAVIIGMESMKLKKLHGNLKVAGILCCVAGVTVLAFYEGPMFRSFNHHRLFQHGSSNSSSGSGTYSKNQWVFGIFLMTLSNILAGLWTVLQGPLIEDTSKLMNTTLQISCASVQAFVVAVAAERDFSKWKIGWNISLAAIIYSGVIVTALSYYMQMWTIAKRGPVFLAMSMPLTLIFTIIISSFVLGEAVSLGSIIAGILLIGGLYNVLWGKNMERKDDDTNKMGGGKPAQELQDKEQARVPDDAAAKV